In Bacteroidales bacterium, the sequence TGTATCCCACGACTCTTTCACTGTTTTCAAGCCGGCACGCGCGCGAACCCTATCGATATATTCGAACATCTCGCTGCTGTTGGAACCTGCAGGGCCTTCAAATTCATTGATTGCTTCGGCATACAACAGGTACAAATCGCTCAATCGTATGATCGGCCAGGGATAGGCTGTGGCGGAATATTGACTGACAGATACCATCTGGCCTTCGAAAGGCAAATATTTTTTGGGTATATAACCGGTATAGGGTCCTTTTCCTTTGGTACCGTCCACTTCACCTATTTTAAGACCTAAATACCATAACCCGGATGGATTTTTATCGTTATATTGTCCTGCCCCAAACCAAACTCCGCCGTCGAATCCTACCCATGCATAAAACCGGGGTTCCCTGTTGAAATGCAAGTCTATGGTAGTTCTGCCTTCTTTGATGTATAATTTGTCTTCGGGTTGTGCTACCCTGAGGTTATAGATATCATCTATATTTCTTGTTTTATCCTCGTCAAGAGGCACACCATAGTGGGTGTAGAACATAGATGCGATTTTCAGCGGCATGCCCAAACTTCTTCTGACATTGGTGCTGGTTGTATATGACTGATTCAATATTGGAGCCGATACCATCAGCATCCCACCACCACTGGTATGTGCAGTGCTTTGTGTGTTGGCCCAGATGATCTCGCTGTTCCATCGTTGGCTGAAGGCATTCCGAAGACTCAATTGTGTGGTGATAGTATCGGTGTACCTGATACCTGTACTTGGATATTTATACAACTCTATCCCGGCTTCGTGACATATTTCAATGGCTTCTTTACAGGCAGTAACCGCTTTCTCCCATTTTCCGGGATCGTATGTCGTGTTAAACAGCTGCGTACCATCACGATTACGTAATGTAGCCTGGTCATTATTACCATTGAACAGGGGGCTGGCTGCCGTTACCAAAACTGTTGCTTTCAATGCAAGGGCAATAGGCCTGGTGATCCGGCCCATATCATTGGCAGGATCATATATGAACAGCGGGAGATGGTCGCCTTCGGAAGCTTCGTCCAATAATTGCACAATATACCCAAAACAATTATCTACCGGTTCGCGCTCTACTTTCACTTTGGATACATCTACACTTACCGGAAGATTTTCACGGACGAGTGGTATCGGACCATACATCCGTAGCAGATGGAAATGATAATAGGCTTTCAGAACTTTTATTTCTGCAACCCATTGTTCATGTTCCCCCGGCAGCAGATCGGGCACTTTAGCCACATTATCCAGAAAGGTGTTGCAGTCACGCAGGGCCTGATACATGCTGCCCCAGGACTCAAGCAGGGGATCAGTGGCATTCATCATTCCCCTGGCGATATAATGGGCATCATATGTGAAACCTGAACTAATATCCTCCACTGTCCACATTTCGTCGCTACCCAATATGGCCGGGTCCTGACTCGGATTGCCCTGCTTGGGCATGTACGAATAGCAGGTGGCCAAATATTTGAGCGCTTGTACTCTCGAATTAAATGCCATGTCGATGGTGGCTACCCCTTCAGGCACAACGTCCAGGTAGTCGCTGCAAGCATTGAACCCGACAATGGCGGCGAGAAGCAATACTTTAAAAAAACTGTATTTTTTTATCTGTTGATGTCTATAGGTATTCATAATTTCCGTTTTATTAATTAAAACTTAAGTTCAACCCAACATTGAAAACTTTTTGAATGGGGTATCCCAAACCATCACCGGCCATTTCCACATCCCATAACTTAAACTTACTGAAAAGAAGAAGATTGGTTCCGCTTACGTAAAACCGAAGATTCGATATCTTCATTTTTTCTGTCCACCGCTGAGGCAATGTATAACCTATTTCCACTTGTTTAAGGCGCAGGAAAGTCCCGTCGCGCATGAACCATGTGTTTTTTGCCACATTATTGCTGTGCACTGTAGGGCTGAGTCGGGGCCAGATAGCATATATGTCTTGCGTTTCTTCCGACCAGTAACTGTCGGCATACGCTTTGAGTAATTGAGCATCATTCACGAATGGGGATGTAGTGGTAGCATTGATCCAGAATGATTCGTTGGCTACACCCTGAAAGAATGCCGAAAGATCAATGTTCTTATATCCCATCGAAAAGCCAAAGCCATATACGATTTCAGGTATTGTAGGATTGCCGATCGGTACACAGTCAGCCTCGTCTATTTTACCATCGCGGTTCACATCCGTATATTTGATATCGCCGCCGCCATATTTGTCGATGCCAACTGCTTGTGGTGATGCATTTTCGGCTTCTGTATCATCCACAAACAACCGTTCGGCAATATAGCCGTATTCCTGCTTGAGTGATTTCCCAATCCGTGAGCACCAGGGTTCGTCGTATACAGGCTCTTCGTATACTTCATATTTGCTGGTGGCATACGTGAAATTAGCACGTGCCGAAGTCCAGAAATCTGTTGTCCAGTTTTGTTGGTATTCCAGAGTCATGTCGATACCTTTGCCCGATGCTTCGCCTACATTTGCCCTTACAGGAGCTGTCAAACCCATTGTACGCGGTATAGCTTCCCTGTTCATCAGGATATTGCTTCGGTATTCGGTAAAATATTCGGCGATCAGGGTCAGTTTGTTCCACAAACCCAATTCCAGGGCAAAGTTTTGCTTGGTCGACGTTTCCCAGGTGATCTCCGGGTTGGCATACCGGTTCACAAGTACGCCGGTATATCGGTTATTCAGATCCTGTCCGAAGGTTGCCGCACGATTTCCAGCATTCATATTGACCTCCGAGAGATAGAAGAACCTGTCGGCTTTGCTGCCTATCTGGTCGTTTCCTATCAAACCGTAGGAGTAACGCAGTTTCAGGTTGGAAATTATCGGTTTTATCGGTTCCCAGAATTGTTCGTTGGAAATACTCCATGCAACACCAGCCGATGGGAAAAAACCAAAACGGTTATTTTTATCGAAACGTTCAGTGCCATTGTATCCGAAATTAAATTCAGCAAAATAGCGACGATCATACGAATAAGTGGCACGTCCCGACACTCCTATACTTCTTGAGGGTAGCGATAACTGCAATGTACCTACCTTGGCATCCAGACTTTGTCGTGCCATGTAAACCAGCAAACCGCTAATACTGTTTTTCCCGAAATCACGGGCATAGTTGACCATTCCTTCAAAATAAAACGTTGAATTCATGATGTGGTCAGCGTCAATTTCCCCGTATCCCAGATACTCAGTACCGGTTTGTGTTTCTGCCAGCTTATATTCACCTGTCTGACGGTTATACGAGCTGATCTGATAATAAAACGGAGTGTACGATCTCTGTACCCCGAATTGTGCCAGCCGGCTGATATTCAACATTCCCCTGACAGATAAGCCTTCGGTAATGAACTTCAGATCCTGCTTCAATTCTACCTGTGCCAGTATCTGTGAACG encodes:
- a CDS encoding TonB-dependent receptor; this translates as PPPAQATAGVQPGIRITGTVSDNYGDLRPGVNVIIRGSTLGTTTDINGEYTISVPSDTSILQFSFIGYQQQDVVVGNRKIISVTLRESTAEIDEVVVVAFGKQKKESVIGSISTVNPAELKVPSSNLTTALAGNMAGVIAYQRSGEPGQDNADFFVRGITTFGTNTNPLILIDGIELTSTDLARLRPDDIASFSIMKDATATALYGARGANGVILVTTKQGNVGPAKISFRFENSLSMPTRNVEVADPVTYMTLHTEAILTRDPGGATLYSQEKIEMTEEGRYPIIYPANDWKEMLFKDYTMNQRANLSVGGGGGVARYYVSGSYNRDNGIMKVDKRNNFNNNIAINNYNLRANVNINITKTTEMIVRLSGNFEDYKGPIPGGTELYNAMLHSNPVLFPAYYPIDSDHQHAEHILFGNYENSKTNPYAMMVQGYKDKSRSQILAQVELKQDLKFITEGLSVRGMLNISRLAQFGVQRSYTPFYYQISSYNRQTGEYKLAETQTGTEYLGYGEIDADHIMNSTFYFEGMVNYARDFGKNSISGLLVYMARQSLDAKVGTLQLSLPSRSIGVSGRATYSYDRRYFAEFNFGYNGTERFDKNNRFGFFPSAGVAWSISNEQFWEPIKPIISNLKLRYSYGLIGNDQIGSKADRFFYLSEVNMNAGNRAATFGQDLNNRYTGVLVNRYANPEITWETSTKQNFALELGLWNKLTLIAEYFTEYRSNILMNREAIPRTMGLTAPVRANVGEASGKGIDMTLEYQQNWTTDFWTSARANFTYATSKYEVYEEPVYDEPWCSRIGKSLKQEYGYIAERLFVDDTEAENASPQAVGIDKYGGGDIKYTDVNRDGKIDEADCVPIGNPTIPEIVYGFGFSMGYKNIDLSAFFQGVANESFWINATTTSPFVNDAQLLKAYADSYWSEETQDIYAIWPRLSPTVHSNNVAKNTWFMRDGTFLRLKQVEIGYTLPQRWTEKMKISNLRFYVSGTNLLLFSKFKLWDVEMAGDGLGYPIQKVFNVGLNLSFN
- a CDS encoding RagB/SusD family nutrient uptake outer membrane protein; translation: MNTYRHQQIKKYSFFKVLLLAAIVGFNACSDYLDVVPEGVATIDMAFNSRVQALKYLATCYSYMPKQGNPSQDPAILGSDEMWTVEDISSGFTYDAHYIARGMMNATDPLLESWGSMYQALRDCNTFLDNVAKVPDLLPGEHEQWVAEIKVLKAYYHFHLLRMYGPIPLVRENLPVSVDVSKVKVEREPVDNCFGYIVQLLDEASEGDHLPLFIYDPANDMGRITRPIALALKATVLVTAASPLFNGNNDQATLRNRDGTQLFNTTYDPGKWEKAVTACKEAIEICHEAGIELYKYPSTGIRYTDTITTQLSLRNAFSQRWNSEIIWANTQSTAHTSGGGMLMVSAPILNQSYTTSTNVRRSLGMPLKIASMFYTHYGVPLDEDKTRNIDDIYNLRVAQPEDKLYIKEGRTTIDLHFNREPRFYAWVGFDGGVWFGAGQYNDKNPSGLWYLGLKIGEVDGTKGKGPYTGYIPKKYLPFEGQMVSVSQYSATAYPWPIIRLSDLYLLYAEAINEFEGPAGSNSSEMFEYIDRVRARAGLKTVKESWDTYTNNPKYNNQTGMRQIIQQERMIELSFEGHRFWDIRRWKIAPELYRTPIEGWNMQVAVTDGSESEVNQIMYTPRVLLNRDFRVRDYFWPIKNSDIINNRNLVQNIGW